A window of Candidatus Rokuibacteriota bacterium contains these coding sequences:
- the smc gene encoding chromosome segregation protein SMC → MQLTTIILHGFKSFAEKTELQVLPGITAIVGPNGCGKSNISEAVRWALGEQSPKSLRGHRMEDVIFHGSASRKPLGLAEVRLVFSNDGALSVPWGEVQVSRRLYRTGESEYLLNKNLCRLRDVLDLFVGTGVNPKAYALMDQERLNHVLTSRPLERRVLIEEAAGISRYKQQRAETRGKLDAARQNLLRVKDVMDEVKRQLSSLERQARRAQQYKAIQAEKQSLAIALVAAEHAGLRARERALAERMSRLRREEEAARTKLAGLAAREATQQTRIQESEHRLADLRQAVQKIQGELERLLERREQLGVQLRELAAEDLRLQEEARLIAERGAALSAELDAKARLLAETLDEHRRRAEEVEACAARLGALQRDLQAAREQIEALRLEQLRVAGERSEITRAIGELREREHQLLRRHERLVGELAQCRGEAGELAERRDRLEAEAARARGALAAIAEERGRLESALAECEARRAEEHAILTDLRLALAAQQSSLDALERLEREREGYGEAVRLVLSGAGGASVRGVVGTVADLLDVPGGLESAVEALLGERLTWVVVERFEDAKGALAFLNQRKAGPATFLPLETLPATDGLPDPQDGLRWAARLVGSAHPKLLHYLLDRVAVVTHLAEAEALWRRNGSPATYVTLAGEVLSATGRLTGGRGARDGSGLETSLLARKRAIRDGRVALDGLEREVGQAQARAERVEAELQNLRSRLAALLESTHREEVRCLGLDQDLARAATEGERLARHLETLSAEERQVLAELQETRRARANLDAQVEAARRREEALAQASAGISQAIERLEGDERALLEMLTAAQVASASLGERVEGLKRELAQLEETARDLEARLAQSRDRRQQLAGRTSDLELERERADHLAREVAADRDRQESAERSAVAGHQLLLDELREVQAHVQGDEHEMARARDALHAAELEATEGRVRREELEQEARRSFGLEPAVLAQQYDPHLELDAARGRLAELEARLAALGPVNLVADEEYRELEERLIFLGTEHDDLIASIKDLEKALRGMTRTAHERFQEAFEAINRHFGEIFSRLFEGGQAELRLVPGEEGDTDPLETGVDLMAQPRGKRLQSVSLLSGGEKALTGLALLFAIFYYRPSPFCILDEVDAPLDDANIQRFLRVLRELGRQTQFVVITHNRKTMEAADVLYGITMEEPGLSRLVSVKLIQALA, encoded by the coding sequence ATGCAGCTCACGACGATCATCCTGCACGGGTTCAAGTCGTTCGCGGAGAAGACCGAGCTCCAGGTCCTCCCGGGGATCACCGCCATCGTCGGGCCAAACGGGTGCGGCAAGAGCAATATCTCGGAGGCCGTTCGTTGGGCGCTGGGCGAGCAGAGCCCCAAGTCCCTCCGCGGGCACCGGATGGAGGACGTGATCTTCCACGGCTCGGCCTCTCGCAAGCCGCTCGGGCTGGCCGAGGTGAGGCTGGTCTTTAGCAACGACGGGGCGCTTTCCGTCCCGTGGGGCGAGGTCCAGGTCAGCCGCCGGCTCTACCGGACCGGCGAGAGCGAGTACCTGCTGAACAAGAACCTGTGCCGCCTTCGCGACGTCCTGGACCTCTTCGTCGGCACCGGCGTCAACCCCAAAGCCTACGCCCTCATGGACCAGGAGCGCCTCAACCACGTCCTCACCAGTCGGCCGCTCGAACGCCGCGTGCTGATCGAAGAAGCCGCGGGGATCAGCCGCTACAAGCAGCAGCGGGCCGAGACCCGTGGGAAGCTGGACGCGGCGCGCCAGAACCTCCTCCGCGTCAAGGACGTGATGGACGAGGTGAAGCGCCAGCTCAGCTCGCTGGAGCGCCAGGCCCGAAGGGCCCAGCAGTACAAGGCCATCCAGGCGGAGAAGCAGTCGCTCGCGATCGCCCTCGTCGCCGCCGAGCACGCCGGCCTCCGGGCGCGGGAGCGTGCGCTGGCCGAGCGAATGAGTCGGCTCCGCCGGGAGGAGGAGGCGGCCCGGACGAAACTTGCAGGGCTGGCCGCGCGCGAGGCGACCCAGCAGACCCGGATCCAGGAGTCCGAGCACCGGCTGGCCGACCTGAGGCAGGCAGTCCAGAAGATCCAAGGCGAGTTGGAGCGCCTCCTCGAGCGGCGGGAGCAGCTGGGCGTTCAGCTCCGTGAGCTTGCCGCCGAGGATCTCCGCCTGCAGGAGGAGGCGCGCTTGATTGCCGAGAGGGGAGCCGCCCTTTCAGCCGAGCTGGACGCTAAGGCCCGCCTCCTGGCCGAGACGCTGGACGAGCACCGGCGGCGCGCCGAGGAAGTCGAGGCGTGTGCGGCGCGGCTGGGAGCCCTCCAGCGCGACCTCCAGGCGGCCCGCGAGCAGATCGAGGCGCTCCGGCTGGAGCAGCTCAGGGTCGCCGGAGAGCGCTCAGAGATCACACGGGCCATCGGCGAACTCCGCGAGCGCGAGCACCAGCTCCTGCGGCGGCACGAGCGTCTGGTCGGGGAGCTGGCTCAATGCCGCGGCGAAGCGGGGGAGCTGGCCGAGCGCCGGGACAGGCTGGAGGCCGAGGCGGCGCGGGCGCGCGGCGCGCTCGCGGCGATCGCCGAGGAGCGGGGGCGGCTCGAATCCGCGCTGGCGGAGTGCGAGGCCCGTCGCGCCGAGGAGCACGCGATCCTGACCGATCTGCGCCTGGCGCTGGCGGCGCAGCAGTCGAGCCTGGACGCTCTGGAGCGGCTGGAGCGCGAGCGCGAGGGGTACGGGGAGGCCGTCCGTCTGGTCCTCTCAGGTGCCGGCGGCGCGTCGGTGCGGGGCGTCGTCGGCACGGTGGCCGATCTCCTGGACGTCCCGGGTGGGCTCGAGTCCGCGGTGGAGGCGCTCCTCGGCGAGCGCCTCACGTGGGTCGTCGTCGAACGCTTCGAGGACGCGAAGGGTGCGCTCGCCTTTCTGAACCAGCGCAAGGCGGGACCGGCCACGTTCCTTCCCCTGGAGACGCTGCCCGCCACCGACGGGCTCCCCGATCCACAGGACGGTCTCCGGTGGGCCGCCCGGCTCGTCGGATCGGCCCACCCCAAGCTGCTCCACTATCTCCTCGATCGAGTCGCCGTCGTGACGCATCTGGCAGAGGCCGAGGCCCTCTGGCGCCGGAACGGGAGCCCGGCCACCTACGTGACGCTCGCGGGGGAGGTGCTGTCCGCGACGGGACGGCTCACGGGTGGGCGAGGAGCGCGTGACGGCAGTGGCCTCGAGACGTCCCTCCTCGCGAGGAAGCGAGCGATCCGGGACGGGCGGGTGGCGCTCGATGGGCTCGAGCGCGAAGTCGGTCAGGCCCAGGCGCGGGCCGAGCGGGTGGAGGCCGAGCTCCAGAACCTGCGCAGCCGTCTGGCGGCCCTCCTTGAGTCCACGCATCGCGAGGAGGTTCGTTGCCTCGGCCTCGACCAGGACCTCGCGCGCGCAGCGACTGAGGGGGAGCGGCTCGCCCGCCACCTCGAAACGCTGTCGGCGGAGGAACGCCAGGTCCTGGCCGAGCTTCAGGAGACGCGCCGGGCGCGCGCGAACCTGGATGCGCAGGTGGAGGCGGCGAGGCGCAGAGAGGAAGCGCTGGCCCAGGCGTCGGCCGGGATCAGCCAGGCGATCGAGCGGCTCGAGGGTGACGAGCGGGCGCTCCTCGAAATGCTGACCGCCGCCCAGGTCGCCTCGGCGTCGCTCGGCGAGCGCGTGGAAGGCCTCAAGCGGGAGCTGGCGCAGCTGGAGGAGACGGCACGGGATCTGGAGGCGCGCCTCGCCCAGTCGCGAGACCGGCGCCAGCAGCTTGCGGGCCGGACGAGCGACCTTGAGCTGGAGCGCGAGCGTGCCGATCACCTGGCGCGCGAGGTGGCCGCAGACCGCGACCGCCAGGAGTCGGCCGAGCGGAGCGCCGTCGCCGGTCACCAGTTGCTCCTCGACGAGTTGCGGGAGGTCCAGGCCCACGTCCAGGGCGACGAGCACGAAATGGCTCGAGCGCGTGACGCGCTCCACGCCGCCGAGCTCGAGGCGACGGAAGGGCGCGTCCGACGGGAGGAGCTCGAGCAGGAAGCGCGGCGGAGCTTCGGCCTCGAGCCGGCGGTGCTGGCCCAGCAGTACGACCCTCATCTGGAGCTGGACGCGGCGCGGGGACGCCTGGCCGAGTTGGAGGCAAGGCTCGCCGCGCTTGGACCAGTCAACCTGGTGGCCGACGAAGAGTACCGGGAGCTCGAGGAGCGCCTGATCTTTCTCGGCACCGAGCACGACGATCTGATCGCCTCCATCAAAGATCTCGAGAAGGCGCTTCGGGGGATGACACGGACGGCCCACGAGCGCTTTCAGGAGGCCTTCGAGGCGATCAACCGTCACTTCGGGGAGATCTTCTCGCGTCTCTTCGAGGGTGGTCAGGCTGAGCTCCGGCTGGTTCCAGGGGAAGAAGGGGACACCGATCCTCTCGAGACCGGTGTGGATCTGATGGCCCAGCCGCGCGGTAAACGCCTCCAGTCGGTTTCGCTCCTCTCCGGCGGTGAGAAGGCGCTCACGGGGCTCGCTCTTCTCTTCGCGATCTTCTACTACCGGCCGAGCCCCTTCTGCATCCTGGACGAGGTAGATGCGCCTTTGGATGACGCGAACATCCAGCGATTCCTTCGAGTGCTTCGTGAACTCGGCCGTCAGACCCAGTTCGTTGTGATTACCCACAACCGGAAGACCATGGAGGCGGCTGACGTTCTGTACGGCATCACGATGGAAGAACCCGGACTGTCCCGCCTGG